Proteins encoded in a region of the Populus nigra chromosome 3, ddPopNigr1.1, whole genome shotgun sequence genome:
- the LOC133690293 gene encoding protein PYRICULARIA ORYZAE RESISTANCE 21-like encodes MVETKVTTMEIKVVDLGCEKCHKKINRVLCAIPQIQNQIYDKKENTVTISVVCCCPEKIKKKIYCKGGRTVKCVKIPPPPPPPPPPPTVICVKIPPPPTTPPPCTCTCCEKCRRGPCCHHFCTPTVPPYCPVPCRRAVCDIWEDGCCSCRSRGYSVCRSLYVYEEYYPPTCKIM; translated from the exons ATGGTAGAAACG AAAGTCACAACGATGGAGATTAAGGTGGTTGACCTTGGTTGCGAAAAATGCCACAAGAAAATCAACAGAGTACTGTGCGCTATCCCTC AAATCCAGAACCAGATATATGACAAGAAGGAAAACACAGTGACAATCAGTGTGGTGTGTTGCTGTCCTgaaaagatcaagaaaaaaatatactgCAAAGGAGGTCGAACTGTCAAGTGCGTTAAGattccacctccacctccacctccacctccaccaccaactGTCATATGCGTTAAGATTCCACCTCCACCAACAACTCCACCACCATGCACATGCACATGTTGTGAAAAATGCCGCCGAGGCCCATGTTGTCATCACTTTTGTACGCCAACAGTACCTCCATATTGTCCTGTACCTTGTAGAAGGGCGGTGTGTGATATATGGGAAGACGGTTGTTGTAGTTGCCGAAGTAGGGGTTACTCTGTGTGCAGAAGTTTATATGTTTATGAAGAGTACTATCCCCCGACATGCAAAATCATGTAA